Below is a window of Syngnathus acus chromosome 8, fSynAcu1.2, whole genome shotgun sequence DNA.
TAGCATTTCAACTTTCTAACTTCGAGCGTTTGGGTGAAAACTTTGCATACTGGGACCAGTTTCGTCATGTCATCCTGTTTTATTCTCCGGAATTCCGTCAAATTCTGCACTATATCCTACAAGACGgattccttttttgttttttaaatctcatACAGGTTTTCTTGGTCATGTTAATATCATTCTAAAGGGAAAATGGCAACTTTGTTCCGCAAATGTTCCAGAAGCATTTTTCTATTCTTGGTACATGACTACAATTCCAATCTTTTGGCTTCAGGTAGAGGCAAATTTTTTAGACTtcagtaaatgttttttacttACCGTAGTGTGTTTGTCAATCCACTcatagttattttttttcttcctcagtCCCACAAAAGGCCGATATCCTCCTGCGTCTCGGATGTGAGCTTGAGGAAAGCAGAATAAGCGCTTCAGCACAAAAAGAGCACCTACTTGGCAGTTGTCACTTGGCAGTTGGTCTTAGCGCTCACCTGCCAAGAAATTGCCTTCGTCCGCTGCGAGGACGCTGGCCAGGTGACCTTTGCGTCCTTTGCAAAACCTCTCGGCGGCCCACTGCACCATCTTCTTCCCCTCGAAATGATAGCAAGAATCGTCGAACAGGAATTCGCCAGGGTGGCAGGAGGAAGCTGAAGCCACAAACAAACTTGGATTCGAAAAGCACGGCGGGACGATGCAGGAGTAAAAACAAGCATGGCAGCCACTCACTCTCCAATCGATCGTAAACGAAGTCTTTTAAGGAACACGGCCAGCCCTCCTGGCAGTCTGCAGACAGACCGCACGATTAAAATGTTCCTTTCGACATCATAATGACAACTCCTGAGCAGGCTTACCGTTCAGTGGGCGCTTGCACATGAACGCCAACGAGGATCTGCACGAGCCGTGTCGCCACTTTCCTGGCTGACTCTCGTTCCACACGCCTTGGTTGACATACGCGCAAGACTCTACGTCGGAGCTGTCGGGAGAAGTCGTGAAAAGCATCTTACAAACAGGATGAATTGGAGGTTCTTTTCTTGCTCTGACAAAagccttttttccccactcGTCACACGTGCTCGTTCCCATTTTGGAAAGGGACCCCAAAATCTTGCCTGACAGTGAAAGGACGTAAAGACGTGACCTTTTTACCTTTCAACCTGACGCGAGTCCCAGTTAGAGTAGCTTGCCATCACGTTGACATTGGACCAAGTCAGCTTCTTTTGCTCCTCGTCATACCAACACCAAGCCTCATCGCATTTCTGCAGAGACCAATCCCGGTTGTCAGTCGCGTACCAGTAGAGAACTGCttgcgcttccgtctcaccagattggagagtccgatccagaagGGGTCGTCGCCCATTTGCTTCTTCACAAAGGCTTCCTCGTTCGATGAGGAGAACGAgaccaggtcgccgccctcccagacGCAGTCGTGccgagcccccagccaaccgttgggagTCGCAATCTTCTTGTAGCAACTGAAGCCCAAAGGGAGCCAGCCCTTGGTCCTATCACATAACTTCTGCTCGACTGAGGAAACATGTGGAGGATCgtagtatatttttatttgacgcATATCGCATATTCCACTTTTTCAAGCTCATCTCTGTTGAGTGTGGGCCTCAGGACGTGGGTACTTTTAGCCCTCAAGAAACGCTGACGTACAAGTACAGAGACTAGAATTGGGTCCGCTGGCTCCGATCCAAATTTGACCATCAAGCAGTCTTGTTTGTGACCATCTTGGGGGAAGAAATTATACCGACTGTTTGGGATCAGAGTTTAACAATGAGtggtttggtttggtttggtttgtaACCGTTTAGGGTAGAGACTCAATGTAAAAATCACGGAATCTGGAGGGCACGGTAGGAACTCTGCGCAGATGTTTTTTCCTGCCCTGAGCCAGCCACTTTCAACAGCGTGTTCCCGAAGAACAACTGACCCCCAAATACAATTTACCACAGGATTATCAACGCTTTGCCACAAATGTCGTGGTCGGGGAAAACAAGAAATTCAGACCAGCTGCAGTCTTAATTCCAGTTTTGCCGATTGCGTTAGCTCTATGACTGACAGTTGACACGCTGATAGATTTCATCGAGAGGACTTCAGAAGTCAGTGCAAATCGGCCAAGCGTCATATTACCTTTTCCTCTTCTCGTGCAGATgtagttgctttttttcttgcaattGTCAAATTTCCAGCTGCCGTCGATAGTGAGCAAGGAAGGGCAGCGTCCGCCAGTGGCATCACTGGGGTTACCTGGAAGGAGACGACAGACGCTAAGGACTCCTCCGTTTTGTCGCCGACAAACATTCCTCGGGTTATAGACCGACCTGTTTTCAGGTTTTTGTAAGTAAACGGGGATCTATCAGTCCACTTGCTGCCTTCAGTGATATTGGCATTGGCGTCCAACCATAGAGAGGGAATGGTCAGATGAAGGGTGTACAGACCTTTGGATCAAGGTTAAACAACGAACAAGAGTTTGAGCATTGACAGGTGCGTGTGTAGCAGCGTTGTTCCTTCTGGAGTCCTTGCGGCATGAACTGTGTGAGCCTCTATTGTGTCCTCCGGGCAGTTTACCTTCTATGAAGTTCTCTTCATATGAGTGAGAgatgctgagcaggtcgcCTCCGCGGCCGACGCAGTCGTCTCGCGCCTCCTGCCAGGTCTTGCGGGACTGGCGGttgatcaggtagcagaagtcgtcgGACGGGTTGTCCAGCCACCAGCCACACTTTTCGCTCCAGCCTGCAAGCAAGACTCGTGTCACTTGAATGGCGACAAGAGCGCGACCACGGATG
It encodes the following:
- the LOC119126197 gene encoding C-type mannose receptor 2-like, whose amino-acid sequence is MSKGTFQLCGLSADCPESRSCSSKDLGYNRVETSSCDPGDFLYDDSCYHFEGKMMTWQPAENFCKGWNGHLASVHSEDQAKFLASHVRNVTHHTWLGLQKKNGTFEYSDGTSTAGTPWVPNGPTNSYNCAALRPEGRVDDCSCTKMYGAICKKAKVRQALTAHLPSIFRPGWSEKCGWWLDNPSDDFCYLINRQSRKTWQEARDDCVGRGGDLLSISHSYEENFIEGLYTLHLTIPSLWLDANANITEGSKWTDRSPFTYKNLKTGNPSDATGGRCPSLLTIDGSWKFDNCKKKSNYICTRRGKVEQKLCDRTKGWLPLGFSCYKKIATPNGWLGARHDCVWEGGDLVSFSSSNEEAFVKKQMGDDPFWIGLSNLKCDEAWCWYDEEQKKLTWSNVNVMASYSNWDSRQVESSDVESCAYVNQGVWNESQPGKWRHGSCRSSLAFMCKRPLNDCQEGWPCSLKDFVYDRLETSSCHPGEFLFDDSCYHFEGKKMVQWAAERFCKGRKGHLASVLAADEGNFLAAHIRDAGGYRPFVGLRKKKNNYEWIDKHTTDNVTQLMGKNSTVFDECFALSACGQFDEWSCAQEQPSICKKAKVQEGLPFLPSSTWKPGWSEKCGWWLNNPSNDFCYLINRRFRKTWQEARDDCIRLGGDLLSITHSSEEYFIQGLYAFPLTSPSLWLGANTNTNTTNGIKWIDGSMSTYENLKTGIAREGPGGSCLSLLTTEGRWKFDDCEEESCYICKRIGRGMI